The following are from one region of the Stigmatella ashevillena genome:
- a CDS encoding glutamate--cysteine ligase — MSLDLKRAAPEPIASIDMLLEGFRAAEKPRTGHLLGLEHEKFVYPVDSARPVPYEGPSGIGALLEKMGAAGGYDLFRETPESPVIALQRGIETVSLEPGGQLELSGSPFHTAREAHAENLRHLAEAKAAAGPLGLQLVALGYRPVSATADMPWMPKTRYKMMRRTLPERGRLALNMMLMTSTGQASFDWADEADCVRKTVLVARLSPLMVALYANSPLLEGKPSGWQSYRSRVWDEVDPTRCGYLPAFFDGSFSYRAYVEWALDAPLLFLRRRGQYLYPKLSFRQLLKEGFEGQPPDMGDWTDHLSTLFPEVRLKKVIEVRGADCASAEMTGALGALWRGLLYDAGALEEAERLLPKLTLAEHRAFHETARQQGLGGRLNGQELHRLAAEMVAIARRGLQRLDPQDAPLLEPLAQVAASGRSPAVAVLEAWEKDPRPEALLSRFTL; from the coding sequence ATGTCCCTGGATCTCAAACGCGCGGCCCCCGAACCCATTGCTTCCATCGACATGCTCCTAGAGGGCTTCCGGGCCGCGGAGAAACCCCGGACCGGGCACTTGCTGGGGCTCGAGCATGAGAAGTTCGTCTACCCGGTGGATTCCGCGCGTCCCGTCCCCTACGAGGGTCCGTCCGGAATCGGCGCCCTGCTGGAGAAGATGGGGGCCGCGGGAGGCTATGACCTGTTCCGGGAGACGCCGGAGTCGCCGGTCATCGCCCTCCAGCGGGGCATCGAGACGGTGTCCCTGGAGCCCGGGGGCCAGCTCGAGCTGTCCGGCAGCCCGTTCCACACCGCGCGCGAGGCCCACGCGGAGAACTTGAGGCACCTGGCCGAGGCGAAGGCCGCCGCGGGCCCCCTGGGGTTGCAGCTGGTGGCGCTGGGGTACCGGCCTGTCAGCGCGACGGCGGACATGCCGTGGATGCCCAAGACGCGCTACAAGATGATGCGGCGCACCCTGCCGGAGCGAGGCCGGCTGGCGCTGAACATGATGTTGATGACCTCCACGGGGCAGGCCTCCTTCGACTGGGCGGATGAGGCGGACTGTGTGCGCAAGACCGTGCTGGTGGCCCGGCTGTCGCCCTTGATGGTGGCGCTCTACGCCAACAGTCCGCTCCTGGAGGGCAAGCCCTCGGGGTGGCAGTCCTACCGCAGCCGCGTTTGGGACGAGGTGGACCCCACCCGCTGTGGGTACCTGCCGGCCTTCTTCGATGGCTCCTTCTCCTACCGGGCCTATGTGGAGTGGGCGCTGGACGCGCCGCTGCTCTTCCTGCGCCGGCGGGGGCAGTACCTCTACCCGAAGCTCTCCTTCCGCCAGCTCCTGAAGGAAGGCTTCGAAGGCCAGCCTCCGGACATGGGGGATTGGACCGACCACCTGTCCACGCTCTTTCCCGAGGTGCGCCTCAAGAAGGTCATCGAGGTGCGCGGGGCCGATTGCGCCTCGGCGGAGATGACCGGAGCCCTGGGCGCGCTGTGGCGAGGGCTGCTGTACGACGCGGGGGCACTGGAGGAGGCCGAGCGGCTGCTGCCGAAGCTGACCCTCGCCGAGCACCGGGCCTTCCACGAGACGGCGCGCCAGCAGGGGTTGGGCGGGCGCTTGAACGGTCAGGAGTTGCACCGGCTCGCGGCGGAGATGGTGGCGATCGCGCGCCGGGGATTGCAGCGCTTGGACCCCCAGGATGCGCCGTTGCTGGAGCCGCTGGCGCAGGTGGCCGCCTCGGGCCGTTCGCCCGCGGTCGCGGTGCTGGAGGCCTGGGAGAAGGACCCCCGGCCCGAGGCGCTGCTGTCGCGCTTCACGCTCTAG
- a CDS encoding Ig-like domain-containing protein gives MSTQEVVNHYAALAADAPSGSRTLRLVDLAMLPGVGRGDLLLILQVQGATLHPQAIPTPEGEVLELGSAGRYEWVEVTGVDADGQALEIRGRGPGGGLRSAYSASGHAQAVWVPQYQKLTLTPRGVLTAQDWNGSTGGVVAVAADTVQLDGTITARGKGLRGGQVRSDGATVTAEGGEGIHGGFSAPGSRSERSGRSAAANGGGRGMAPGAGGGGGANGQAPGKAWSGLGLMDVSTGDLETAWRLDPAVESSPGFFADAAGGGRGGYGCSTALEDPLATAPGNALWGCSHRADAGGLGGRPVPGDALERLFFGGGGGAGHATGASTGSGGHGGGLVFILSRKLQGAGHIEADGASGGSTWQEGHIAGPGGGGGGGTVVIMTVEDSSSIQVSASGGSGGVHHAPQDSHEGAGGGGGGGGGFVAQGGLRQAAHPVMAGGRAGSTTLPHFSTMPFNGATSGGEGVLMQLPAFGPEFPAPVFDVDLQVKLEQGEPLQPSYSTLSVHALVSNLGPDLAENAKVQIQMPENLPGQLAGCDCSCSTVGTTVECTLPRLASGDTAFIEIELTLLPGLSEPPAITATVSGGGFDASGDNNQAVLTVDFNGWVHLAGGSCASTGTHGASLGALGLLVPLLRRRRQQRRPQPSGTNCMDPRIAFLAMLLCALHVLAAPDNVLLGTGRDGGFVASSANPIIDLYVLVTAPSNGTVTNDTTPTYAGTAKLGSIVTVLVNGTPVGTTIAGAGASWTFTPTTPLPDGAYTVNATAADADGNTSPSSNANTFIVDDTAPEAPVVTTPANGSLINNATPTYSGTGEPGCTINIIVDGTSVGTTTANASGTWSFTPTVPLTDGSHTIRATATDAAGNISPSSNTNAFIVGPTAPAAPVVTTPVNGSTTNDTAPTYSGTAVPGSTVNVIVDGMPVGMAIANASGNWAFTPTAPLADGPHTVRATATDAAGNTSPSSNTNTFIVDDTAPAAPVVATPANGSLINDATPTYSGTGEPGCTINVIVDGTSVGTTTTSASGTWSFTPTVPLTDGSHTIRATATDAAGNTSPSSNTNTFIVGPTAPAAPVVTTPANGALLNDATPTITGTAEPGSTVTVIIDGTVVGTAPVDASGNWTYTPTTQLPEGVHTVSATATDAAGNTSPSSNTKTFTVDATELDTFIVSAPPLQSNSSLASFTFSSSPQGASYECTLDGAAFAPCATPLTLMGLAEGDHLLLVRARSGDGTVDGTPASHAWTVDLTPPPTPTVASPCEGEFLDSATPTFAGTAQPGSRVTLSIGCTAIGTTTTDDQGHWTLTPEPPLSEGNYLLTATASDTGGTSLSSPGRRFTVDTSHPGQGCASSGNLPSLMAMAWVLGAALRRRAARD, from the coding sequence GTGAGCACGCAGGAAGTGGTCAACCACTATGCCGCGCTCGCCGCCGATGCCCCCTCGGGGAGCAGAACCCTCCGTCTGGTGGATCTGGCGATGCTCCCAGGGGTGGGCCGAGGGGATTTGCTCCTCATTCTCCAGGTCCAGGGGGCCACGCTCCATCCGCAGGCGATTCCCACCCCAGAGGGCGAAGTGCTCGAATTGGGCAGTGCAGGCCGCTACGAGTGGGTGGAGGTCACGGGGGTGGATGCAGACGGGCAGGCGCTGGAAATCCGTGGACGCGGGCCCGGCGGGGGATTGCGCTCCGCTTACTCCGCCTCGGGGCATGCCCAGGCCGTCTGGGTTCCTCAGTACCAGAAGCTGACCCTCACCCCTCGTGGCGTGCTGACGGCTCAGGATTGGAATGGCAGCACCGGTGGGGTGGTGGCCGTGGCCGCCGACACCGTGCAGTTGGATGGCACCATCACCGCCCGGGGCAAGGGCTTGCGCGGTGGCCAAGTCCGCTCCGACGGGGCCACCGTCACCGCCGAGGGAGGGGAAGGCATTCATGGCGGCTTCTCGGCGCCCGGCTCCCGTAGCGAACGCTCTGGCCGAAGCGCAGCGGCCAATGGTGGCGGACGGGGAATGGCCCCTGGCGCAGGGGGGGGAGGAGGGGCGAATGGACAGGCCCCAGGCAAGGCCTGGAGCGGGCTCGGCCTTATGGATGTCTCGACGGGTGATCTGGAAACGGCCTGGCGGCTCGATCCTGCCGTCGAGTCCTCTCCAGGGTTCTTCGCGGATGCCGCGGGAGGTGGGCGCGGCGGCTACGGATGCAGCACGGCCCTGGAGGACCCGCTGGCGACGGCCCCCGGCAATGCCCTCTGGGGTTGTAGTCACCGCGCCGATGCCGGGGGACTGGGCGGCAGGCCCGTTCCAGGAGACGCCCTGGAGCGGCTGTTCTTCGGCGGCGGAGGCGGCGCCGGCCATGCAACCGGTGCCAGCACAGGCTCGGGCGGCCATGGTGGAGGGCTGGTGTTCATCCTGTCGCGGAAGCTCCAGGGCGCGGGGCACATTGAGGCAGATGGTGCCTCGGGAGGCTCCACGTGGCAGGAGGGCCACATCGCCGGTCCGGGAGGGGGCGGTGGCGGCGGCACGGTCGTGATCATGACCGTGGAGGACTCTTCCAGCATTCAAGTGTCCGCCTCTGGCGGAAGCGGCGGCGTGCATCACGCGCCGCAAGACTCTCACGAGGGCGCAGGCGGAGGCGGTGGGGGGGGAGGTGGATTCGTGGCGCAGGGGGGCCTCAGGCAGGCAGCCCATCCGGTGATGGCAGGAGGCCGGGCGGGCAGCACCACGCTGCCTCACTTCAGCACCATGCCGTTCAATGGGGCCACTTCCGGCGGAGAGGGGGTGCTCATGCAGCTCCCGGCCTTTGGACCTGAGTTCCCCGCCCCCGTGTTCGACGTCGATCTCCAGGTGAAGCTGGAGCAGGGTGAGCCCCTGCAGCCCAGCTACTCCACCCTCTCCGTCCATGCCCTGGTCTCCAACCTCGGCCCCGATCTGGCGGAAAACGCGAAGGTGCAGATCCAAATGCCCGAGAACCTTCCCGGGCAGCTCGCCGGCTGCGACTGCTCTTGCAGCACCGTGGGCACCACTGTCGAGTGCACCCTGCCCAGACTTGCCTCTGGCGATACGGCTTTCATCGAAATCGAGCTCACCTTGCTCCCGGGACTGTCCGAGCCACCGGCGATCACCGCCACCGTCTCGGGAGGTGGATTCGACGCCTCAGGTGACAACAATCAAGCGGTGCTCACGGTGGATTTCAACGGCTGGGTCCATCTGGCGGGAGGCAGTTGCGCAAGCACTGGCACTCATGGGGCCAGCCTGGGAGCACTGGGACTGCTCGTGCCCTTGCTGCGAAGAAGGAGGCAGCAGCGTCGGCCGCAGCCCTCAGGAACGAATTGCATGGACCCTCGCATTGCGTTTCTAGCAATGCTCTTGTGCGCCCTGCACGTGCTGGCCGCGCCCGACAACGTCTTGTTGGGCACCGGCCGGGACGGGGGGTTCGTCGCGTCCTCGGCCAACCCGATCATCGACCTCTATGTCCTGGTGACGGCGCCAAGCAACGGCACGGTGACCAACGACACCACGCCCACGTACGCTGGCACAGCGAAGCTCGGCAGCATCGTCACCGTCCTCGTGAATGGCACCCCCGTGGGCACCACCATCGCGGGTGCCGGCGCCAGTTGGACCTTCACCCCCACCACGCCGTTACCGGATGGCGCTTACACGGTGAACGCCACGGCCGCGGATGCGGATGGCAATACCAGCCCCTCCTCCAATGCCAACACCTTCATTGTGGATGACACCGCCCCAGAGGCCCCGGTGGTGACGACGCCCGCGAATGGTTCGCTCATCAACAACGCCACGCCAACCTATAGCGGCACAGGAGAGCCGGGCTGCACCATCAACATCATTGTGGATGGCACGTCCGTAGGTACCACTACCGCCAACGCCAGTGGCACGTGGAGCTTCACCCCCACCGTGCCACTGACGGACGGCTCTCACACCATCAGGGCTACCGCTACCGATGCAGCGGGCAACATCAGCCCCTCCTCCAATACCAACGCCTTCATCGTGGGTCCCACCGCCCCGGCAGCCCCAGTGGTGACAACGCCTGTCAATGGCTCGACCACCAACGACACTGCGCCGACGTACAGTGGCACGGCTGTGCCGGGCAGCACCGTCAATGTCATCGTGGATGGGATGCCCGTGGGCATGGCCATCGCGAATGCCAGCGGCAACTGGGCCTTCACGCCCACCGCGCCGCTGGCCGACGGTCCGCATACGGTCCGGGCCACTGCCACAGATGCGGCGGGCAACACCAGCCCCTCTTCCAATACCAACACCTTCATTGTGGATGACACTGCCCCGGCGGCCCCGGTGGTGGCGACGCCCGCGAATGGTTCGCTCATCAACGACGCCACGCCAACCTATAGCGGCACGGGTGAGCCAGGCTGCACCATCAACGTCATTGTGGATGGCACGTCCGTAGGTACCACTACCACCAGCGCCAGTGGCACGTGGAGCTTCACCCCCACCGTGCCACTGACGGACGGCTCTCACACCATCAGGGCTACCGCTACCGATGCAGCGGGCAACACCAGCCCCTCCTCCAATACCAACACCTTCATCGTGGGTCCCACCGCCCCGGCGGCCCCAGTGGTGACAACGCCTGCGAACGGTGCGCTCCTCAACGACGCCACGCCCACCATCACGGGTACCGCCGAGCCCGGAAGCACCGTGACGGTCATCATCGACGGCACGGTGGTAGGCACCGCCCCGGTGGATGCAAGCGGCAACTGGACCTACACCCCCACCACGCAGCTGCCCGAGGGCGTGCACACGGTGAGCGCCACGGCCACGGATGCGGCGGGCAACACCAGCCCCTCCTCCAATACCAAAACCTTCACGGTGGATGCCACGGAGCTCGACACCTTCATCGTCAGCGCCCCGCCCCTGCAATCCAACTCATCCCTGGCGTCCTTCACCTTCAGTTCCTCCCCCCAGGGAGCCAGTTACGAATGCACCCTCGATGGTGCCGCGTTCGCGCCCTGCGCCACTCCCCTGACGCTCATGGGATTGGCCGAGGGAGACCACCTCTTGCTCGTCCGTGCTCGCAGTGGCGATGGAACCGTGGATGGCACTCCCGCAAGCCATGCGTGGACCGTTGATCTGACACCCCCCCCCACCCCAACGGTGGCTTCCCCTTGCGAAGGCGAGTTCCTGGACTCAGCCACTCCCACGTTCGCCGGCACGGCCCAGCCCGGCAGCAGGGTGACCCTCTCCATTGGCTGCACGGCCATCGGCACCACCACCACCGATGACCAAGGCCACTGGACACTCACCCCAGAGCCCCCTCTGTCCGAGGGCAACTATCTGCTCACAGCCACCGCCAGCGACACAGGAGGCACCAGCCTCAGCTCTCCAGGCCGCCGCTTCACGGTTGATACCTCCCACCCCGGCCAGGGCTGCGCCTCCAGCGGGAACCTCCCCTCGCTGATGGCCATGGCCTGGGTGCTCGGGGCGGCCCTCCGTCGGCGCGCAGCCCGTGACTAG
- a CDS encoding OmpA family protein, whose amino-acid sequence MRHLLLSILCLLSVCIPAREAIAQQRQGFQLNRYEPTPPGETSLMVDAPRFEAGTFAVGLSLNYAYKPLVLGAENENGEFKTLRVLIAHQLLGSLDLAGSFCDCATFSLSIPLVLLERGGSAASTFPCASPTGSRAALAMIQAVAPLEQVAGMAPVRGISPSDPRLGMMFRLYGKPGKTPFFISAGGYLWIPLRKFLERGAAHTGDEEARILPKLVLGGYRRRLHWSLTGAFLLRPEAHLGTLPVPDGSTAGSEVQVGGSLRYVSPGGALAMGPEVQLGTLISPKGHAFKPFYTSLEALLGLHVDLSQRLQLGLAAGAGLLRQPGTPDFRFLFRFAYHSRPAGRIRPVPVRAVLEQDPDGDGVLGLKDHCPDTPQGEHPHPLQPGCPVPVPVPPPVSVSVPAPASSLVSVSIDSAPIPPVGDRDQDHIFDDVDSCPDQPGIPNPESQKHGCPGLVELKEGKLLFREPVVFATNTDTLLEESFPLLQAMADVLQGSPWIKRVRIEGHTDDQGFANFNTLLSIRRAQGVMRWLQAQGVAPERMEAEGYGESRPITSNDTPQGRATNRRVDVLILDPSPVQPAEANP is encoded by the coding sequence GTGCGTCATCTTCTCCTGTCCATCCTCTGTCTCCTGAGCGTGTGTATCCCAGCCCGGGAGGCCATCGCCCAGCAGAGACAAGGCTTCCAGCTCAACCGCTACGAGCCAACGCCTCCGGGTGAAACCTCTCTCATGGTGGATGCGCCCCGGTTCGAAGCGGGCACGTTCGCGGTAGGCCTCTCCCTGAACTACGCCTACAAGCCCCTGGTGCTGGGCGCGGAGAATGAGAACGGTGAGTTCAAGACGCTTCGCGTGCTGATCGCCCACCAGCTCTTGGGGAGTCTCGACCTCGCGGGCTCATTCTGCGATTGCGCGACCTTTTCCCTCTCAATCCCTCTCGTTCTCCTGGAGCGGGGGGGCTCCGCGGCCAGCACCTTCCCCTGCGCGAGCCCCACCGGCTCCAGGGCGGCCCTTGCGATGATCCAGGCCGTTGCCCCTCTGGAGCAGGTCGCTGGCATGGCCCCCGTGAGAGGAATCAGTCCGAGCGATCCACGCCTGGGCATGATGTTTCGCCTTTATGGCAAACCCGGAAAGACCCCGTTCTTTATCAGCGCCGGAGGCTACCTGTGGATTCCCCTGCGCAAGTTCCTGGAGCGGGGGGCTGCCCATACGGGAGACGAGGAAGCCCGCATCCTGCCCAAGCTGGTGCTGGGGGGTTATCGCCGCCGCCTCCACTGGTCGCTCACCGGTGCCTTCTTGCTCCGGCCCGAGGCGCACCTCGGCACGCTTCCGGTGCCTGATGGAAGTACCGCGGGCTCCGAGGTGCAGGTGGGTGGCAGCCTCCGCTACGTCAGCCCCGGAGGAGCGCTCGCCATGGGCCCCGAGGTGCAGCTCGGCACCCTGATCAGCCCGAAAGGCCATGCTTTCAAACCTTTCTATACGAGCCTGGAGGCATTGCTGGGCCTCCACGTTGATCTTTCCCAACGCTTGCAGTTGGGCCTTGCCGCGGGGGCGGGCCTCCTGCGGCAGCCAGGCACCCCCGACTTCCGCTTCCTGTTTCGCTTTGCTTATCACTCGCGCCCGGCTGGGCGGATCCGGCCCGTGCCCGTGCGCGCGGTGCTTGAACAGGACCCGGACGGTGATGGTGTCCTCGGCCTGAAGGACCACTGCCCAGACACCCCGCAGGGGGAACACCCCCATCCGCTGCAACCGGGCTGTCCCGTCCCCGTCCCTGTGCCGCCCCCTGTCTCTGTCTCTGTCCCTGCTCCCGCCAGCAGCCTTGTGTCTGTCTCTATCGACAGTGCGCCCATCCCACCCGTGGGCGACCGGGATCAGGACCACATCTTCGATGACGTGGACAGCTGCCCCGATCAGCCAGGCATTCCCAATCCGGAATCCCAAAAGCACGGATGCCCGGGTCTGGTGGAATTGAAAGAGGGCAAGCTGCTCTTCCGGGAACCCGTCGTCTTCGCCACCAACACAGACACCCTGTTGGAGGAGAGTTTTCCCCTGTTGCAGGCGATGGCCGATGTTCTTCAAGGCAGCCCGTGGATCAAGCGCGTCCGCATCGAAGGTCACACCGATGACCAAGGATTCGCGAACTTCAACACCCTCCTCTCCATCCGCCGTGCCCAAGGGGTGATGCGCTGGTTGCAGGCCCAGGGCGTCGCCCCGGAGCGCATGGAGGCAGAGGGCTACGGCGAGAGCCGTCCCATCACAAGCAACGACACCCCGCAGGGACGCGCCACGAACCGGCGCGTCGACGTCCTGATTCTGGATCCATCCCCGGTGCAACCCGCCGAGGCAAACCCGTAA
- a CDS encoding immunity protein Imm33 domain-containing protein, with protein MGLARLERSLHGVHVVLTCADGAEDQGEWVMEVLSQLPPGGLIPGRTLRFGWSSIRLEPRGGALVVTEPDFDGDPLSGWRDDITVTLRVQGSMLETAQEVEVEPQFPRFTDKVTAVPGWELSTRVALARATAPEAADSGWLIVPPGSLSNAPSEQFSVFELLRRRSALLSALALPGGWVVEFDGDTLLGYGRPG; from the coding sequence ATGGGGTTGGCGCGGCTGGAGCGGAGTCTGCACGGCGTGCACGTGGTGCTGACGTGCGCGGATGGCGCGGAAGATCAGGGCGAATGGGTGATGGAGGTGCTCTCGCAATTGCCGCCCGGAGGGCTGATCCCCGGGCGCACGCTGCGCTTCGGCTGGTCCTCCATCCGGCTGGAGCCGCGGGGCGGCGCCCTGGTGGTGACGGAGCCCGACTTCGACGGGGACCCGCTGAGTGGGTGGCGCGATGACATCACGGTGACGCTGCGGGTGCAGGGCAGCATGCTGGAGACGGCGCAAGAGGTGGAGGTCGAGCCTCAGTTTCCTCGCTTCACCGACAAGGTGACGGCGGTGCCGGGCTGGGAGCTGAGCACGCGTGTGGCGTTGGCACGCGCGACGGCCCCCGAGGCAGCGGACTCCGGCTGGCTCATCGTGCCTCCAGGCTCGTTGAGCAACGCGCCCTCCGAGCAGTTTTCGGTGTTCGAGCTGTTGCGCCGCCGTTCCGCGCTGCTCTCCGCGTTGGCCCTGCCGGGAGGTTGGGTGGTGGAGTTCGACGGCGATACGCTCCTGGGGTACGGCAGGCCCGGTTGA
- a CDS encoding EI24 domain-containing protein: protein MNPSPPTPHLPPRSGLSDFVQGLSLLGRALGLIFRAPKLLLLSALCALVTLVSLVALLALAGHYTPQLVSHFFPRPEAWYGQALWYLVLVLTFVVFMVVGANTLPPLLLAPLQDPLSETTEELCGGYTSPPFTLGAFFRGLTTGVIHTLARVFFLLLGLGVLLPLHLIPGVGSVLWTVLGSLWTMTWMAGEHLASPMTRHLYPFSEVRRMLRERRALCLGFGAGIYLMLWVPVLNTFFLPVAVVAGTLLYRGLIAAGSLPPPAPPAP from the coding sequence ATGAATCCCTCCCCCCCTACCCCTCACCTGCCTCCCAGGTCCGGCCTCTCGGACTTTGTCCAAGGCTTGTCATTGCTGGGCCGTGCCCTGGGACTCATCTTCCGCGCCCCCAAGCTCCTGCTGCTGTCGGCGCTGTGCGCCCTCGTCACCCTGGTGAGCCTGGTGGCCCTGCTGGCCCTCGCCGGGCACTACACGCCGCAGCTCGTCAGCCACTTCTTCCCCCGCCCGGAGGCCTGGTACGGGCAGGCGCTCTGGTACCTGGTCCTGGTCCTCACCTTCGTGGTGTTCATGGTGGTGGGGGCCAATACCCTCCCCCCCCTGCTGCTGGCCCCCCTCCAGGACCCGCTCTCCGAGACCACCGAGGAGCTGTGCGGCGGCTACACGTCCCCGCCCTTCACCCTGGGCGCCTTCTTCCGGGGGCTGACGACTGGGGTCATCCATACCCTGGCCCGCGTCTTCTTCCTGCTCCTGGGGTTGGGGGTGCTGCTGCCCCTGCACCTGATCCCCGGGGTGGGCAGCGTGCTGTGGACGGTGCTGGGCAGCCTGTGGACGATGACCTGGATGGCCGGCGAGCACCTGGCCTCGCCCATGACGCGTCACCTGTACCCCTTCTCCGAGGTGCGCCGGATGCTCCGCGAGCGGCGCGCCCTGTGCCTGGGCTTCGGGGCGGGCATCTACCTGATGCTCTGGGTTCCGGTCCTGAACACTTTTTTCCTCCCGGTGGCGGTGGTCGCTGGGACCCTCCTGTACCGAGGGCTGATCGCCGCCGGGAGCCTGCCTCCCCCGGCCCCCCCAGCGCCTTGA